AATTTGGCTCACTGTGcgaacgaaaaaggaaaacaaattgaattacGGAAACCTACCCCACAGTAACTCATACGCTTACTTTGCACCCGGTTCCTTGCGTGAGCGTCCAATCTGGTCCTTGTCCGGCGACTGGCCTTGCTGAtgttgcggttgctgttgctgttgctgttgctgctgggagCTACTGCCAAGCACGATGCGATACTGCACAATATGCGAGTTGGGCTGCAGGTGCGATAAGGCACCCTTCTGGCAATTGGCCCATTCCGTGATATCGTACACGTTACCCTCCATCATCGCGAGATATTTCCACCGCAATCCGAAGAAACTCGTTTCAGCCCATATGTCGCCCTGGAAATGAAATGGTACGCTTTGCAGTGCATGATCCAATCGTGTGATGGCATCACATCTTACCTCTCGTGCCGGATGACGGATCTTGCACGAGCTGCACTCTCTGGCCGCATAATGTGCTCTTCCGGTTGGTTTACGAGGATGGCGTAGACAGCAGCTGCTACATCTGTTGAACAGAAAGAAGAAACAGTATGACCACATCCTGATTTTCTGCACGTACGTTCCCAGAGCATTCGTCCAGCCCCGGTACTCCTACCGTATTGTGTTGGCGGCTTCCGATATCTTCGTGTGCAGCTGCGTCAACAGATCGTTAATCTCAGACCATGCTTTCTCCGCGTTCAGTGCCTCGGCTAGGCTCTGGTCGTACTCCTTGCGGCTTTCCGGCTCACCGATCAACTCGAACGACCGTTGCAGAACCTTGAACGCTTCTTCCGCGCCCGGCTGCTTGTTCTTGTCCGGGTGTACCAGCACGGCAATCTTTTTGTAGTGTTTCCGTATCTGCTCCTGAGAACAGTCCGGACTTACGCCCAAAATACTGTACGCGTCCTTACCCTTGCAGTTGAGCAGCGAGGACATCGCTTCATCCGCGGTTGATGGAAGCCGTCCATCCCGGTACGGTGTCGGTTTGTTACCGGGCGGTTCAACAGGCTTCTGTCTGCGACAACGTCGCCAAAACGCCCACTTCGAATCCTTCGCAAAGCGTCCATCGAACGATTGCCAGCCGCGTCGAAACCAGGCTCCGGGTCGACCAGAATTTTTACCAAAATCTTGCCGTATCGTGCACACATGCTGCCAGCAATACTGATACCCGGAAAGCACATAGTCCCAGGCGAGTCGTACGCTTAGGTACACAACATCGCTCACCAGCGACCACAACCAGTGCAGCGCCAGCCCCATGTACTCCAGCCACTTCCGGAACAGCTTCTCCAGGAAAGCGTACTTATGGTTTTTACGTGCTCGTACCGAACGTTTCCCTGCCGGTGGATTACCGGCCATTTTATCCAGCTGCTTTCCGGCACCACGCGGCCCGGCATTGCGGCCTCCCTTGCGATACGTCGCCGCTGCTCGTGGTGGGTTAATTTTTTCGATATGTGTATCATTCGTGCCGTTTGTATTTTTCTTCACATTATACACGAATGGAAGCTCCTCTTCCTGGCCACTTGCATCTTCCGGGTGCCCACCTTCCTGCTGTCCGATCGTTTCCGAAGAATCGAAACTATCTTGATCGTACTCGTCCGAATCATACTCATCGTAATCTTCGCCACGTTCTTCCTCGATTTCATCATTTGTCAACGGTCCGCGAACATCGTTCCGGTTGTTCTGCGATCCAGTCATTTCCTCCGTTACGTCGTTCAGATGCGCCGTTTTACCTTTCTTGCCGGACAAAGTGCTTCCGTCAAGTGTTTCGGTACCAGCGCGGAAGTTCTTATCCTTCTTACCGATATTAGCCTTTTCGTTTTTACGTCCCTTTTCCTGACCCGACCCCGACCCAGCACTTATGTCCACTTTTGTTCCTCCATCCATCGCCTGTGTTGGGGAGATCGTTCGAATTCCAGCACCATTCGCCTTGCGTGTAGTTCCATCGATTCCTGATCGGTCCTTCTGATGACCCCCGGCCGTTCCAGTGCTTCCCGTCGATTTACGATCTCCGTTTGTGTTCGTCCTTTTAGATTCTCGTTTTGATTTGCCTCCATTTGTACCATTGCTGCTGGCCATTGCTTTAGTGCCATTACCGAGCGTCGACGGTAGAACATTGCTCACGTCCCCATTTAACATGGCACTCGCAACAGTATTGGAAGCGAAAGCATTACCCCCGGTAGGAACATTCTTGCTCAACACATCGGAATACGACATACGCATCGGTTTCACTTCGGCAACAATACGCTGCTTCTTGTTTACGTTCTGATCGAGCTTGGCCGAATTATCGTCGTTCTGCTGGTTGTAAACGGCAGTGGCtacgtttgtgtttgtgcgggGCATCGAAACGGTCGGGGAACCACTCGAAGATGAACCGTGCGATTGAGAACCTGAGCCAACCACGTTCGGTGGGACAGGATTAATGACAGGTTTCGATGATACTGTCTTGGTGGGTGACATGGTACCCTTGCTGCTGGCGTCTTCTAGCGTCGCAGCAACCATCGATTGGGTTGGTACATCGTTTGCCTGATTGGACGATGGTCCGTTACCGTACGTGCCGGAAATCGTAGGAGCCCAGTTTCCCACGAGCTGACTGATCAGtgtgctggtgttgctgctacCATTTTCCAATGAATGCTTTGCTGTGGCTGGTACAGAAGCTGGAAGGCTTCTGAGTGATGCAGAGCCAGCAGACATTGCTGCTTGACCAGTGGAGATGGAGAATTGCGGCAGCTGTTGGGGTGGTTGCAGCTGCTGTgttcgttgctgttgttgttgttgttgctgctgctgctgctgttgttgttgctgcggacTGTGTAAAGTAAATCCGAACCCCGGAGCAGCCAGCACAAAGCTGctattgtttgaaaacagctCATAGCCTTGCTTGTCCTGAACGGTGTGATTTTGATTCGCATCTTCCTGCGCACAAGGCATCATaccggcggcagcagcagcagctgcagcctGTTGTTGATGCGGTTGATACACCACTTTAATCGATTGCCCATAAGTATCGGTGTACTCGTCTTCCATCGGTTGGTGTGTACCATGGTGCATTGAATATCCGGTTCCGGTTGCGCCATAGTTATCCACCATACCGGTCGCGTTATGATAGAATGCTGCAGCAGCGGACGGCAGCGGCACAGCGTACGAAAGATGCTGCGGATGAGGGAGCAGCTGCGGCACCACCGGTTGCTGCAACAGTGTCTGATGCAGTtgttggtggtgctggtgatgctgttgctgcggatGATGCGGATAATGGTGCGGTGGTGGTTGCTGGTTTGGTGGCCAGAAATTTTCATTACCGTCGCGCGTATTATTAGACATCTTCGGGAGGTGGGTTCTATTCAACGCAGCTGGAAATGACCTAAATTGTGCTGTCCGGCGTAAAGTACAGCTGTGCGAAACAACTGCCCTGCCATGGACGGTCGCAGGACGACGGTGATGATGGTTGATGTGGAACTTCTAGGCCATGCACACATGCGATGGTGCCGTCTCTAGTTCCCCTACCACCTATGCCACTTCAACCATACGCTATCTAAAACGCGCGATTTACCACCGACAGGTGGTGAACGACGAGCGGTCCACAATGTGGGGCCCTTACTTGCACCGTAATTGTGCCGAAACTGCACCGTAACTCACTGAATCCTACGCGCGATGCAGAAAATTAGCAAACGAAAGTCCTTTTGTGCCACCACGAAGACCAGAAGAACATTATAAGAATAATGGGAATAagaggagaaagaaaaatattctTATTTTACGCATGCACTGTCAAACTGTGGTTCGGGGTTCGTGTTTGACAGCTCCGCTCAGGGTGCATGCAAACTCTGAACCGGTTCAACGCTTttcgaaatcaaacaaaactgcttttttaatattttactcGGAAAAATGCATTCATAAGGTACGGAGTTTCGCTTTCTCAATATGctgaatttaatttgattgtaCCATCCGGTGCTGTTATGCTTCAATAACATGAATCCGCGTCCACCGAACCGGTTCACGCAGCAGTCAGTCGCCATATGTTGCATACGCGAGAGCGCCTTTCAAGTACTTCAAGGGTAACGGAAAAACAATTGGTTCTGGCTTTGAACAGACCCATTTTAGCAGCGCGCTAGAAACAACCACGACCCGGAAACAATGTAGCAgacttgtttgtgtgtttagtGATAAAAGCCTGTTATCAGACGAGAGAATTATCTCATATTTCGTTACGATTTGATGAGGCgtttgtgtgagttgtttgtGTATCTTTTGCCCGTGCCATcatagaaacaaacaaaggaaacAGCTGccaaagctatgcaaatcccgaaatagctagcaaaagaagcaaaaagcaTATGGTTCGGTCCGTGGACAGTCTTCTGCAGCATTTAACTCGTTGAACAGTTTGTAGATTGAAGGATTTAACAAAAAACCCGTCATTGAGATAGATTTCGGATAAGTGAGGACACCTTGTTCCGTTTGCAAGGCGATGGCGGTCAGAATCGATGGAGCGCAGTTGCGGTCATTGActgtgttgctgctggtgggaATGGCGTTAATGGTGCCTGATGTCAGCGGAATACCTAATGGGACGATCAGCAACGGGGGTGAAGCGAAGCTCATCTTTGCTCATGTAGTATGTTGATAAGGCAGTGCCCAAAACGCTGCCAATCATCCACCTTAATTTGCGCACTTCATAAAGACCCACTGATTGGTGATGTGTCCGTTTTTCATTGTCTTTTGATAGCTTTTCCGCCATGGTGATCGTACCCCGATCGATCCGTATCCTAACGATCCTTGGAAGGATCCCAGCCACTGGACTGCAGATTGGGGACAGCTAGTGAATGTAAGTCATTAAACCACACTCTACCTCTGCCACAGAATAGTGAATTAGCCAttatttttccgttttatAACAGGCAGGTAAAATGCGCCATTTAATGCTAGGAAAATGGCTACGCCAACGCTATTCGAGTTTGTTGAAGGACACATACAGCAACAATGAAATTTACGTTCGCTCTACCGACGTCGATCGTACACTGATGAGTGCTGAGGCAAATCTCGCCGGATTATACCCACCGCAGGGGGCTGACGTATGGGACTCGGCCATAACTTGGCAACCGATACCGGTGCATACGGTTACGGAAGAACTGGATAACGTGCtggcagcaaaaaaacggtGTCCCGCTTTTGATCACGCACTGAAGGTCTACCGTCAGTCGGAACCATACCACTCGTACAATGCTTCTTTGGAACAGCTGTATCGTTATGTCACGGAGAAGACGGGTCGACGATGCGATTCCATGTCGTCTCTACAGAATCTTTACAGCTTACTGCTGATAGAGGAGCTAAACAACTTTACGCTGCCTGACTGGACAAAGACGGTTTACCCGGAACCGCTGCGATCGATTTCAGCGATGACATTTGCAGTAAAAACGAATACTACACAGCTGGCCCGTCTAAAAATGGGCCCACTTGTGAAGGAAATGCTGCATCGGTTCCGGTCGAAGGCAAAAGGAACACTGAAACCGAACCGGTCTGTCTGGATGTACAGTGCGCACGATGTTACGGTCGCCAATTTGTTAAATGCGTTGCGAATTTTTGAACTGCACAATCCGCCATTCGCAGCGTGCATTATGCTTGAACTGCGACAACCCGCCAACGGCGAACAGGCGTACgtggaaatattttacaaaaataccACAACCGAACCGTTCCAGCTGACCGTGCCTGGCTGTACCGCTCAATGTCCACTGGATAAGATGTTTGAAATTTATGACAGCATGATGCCGAAAGACTGGGAATCCGAGTGTCAACTGTCCCTGCTGTCGATGAGCTACGTCGAGGCGGATATGAATTCGGCCAGCAGTTTAATCGGGATTGTGCTACTAACTGCCATTTCGATGCTCGTTCTCCTGACCGTTATAGCCATTGCGAAACGTCGCAACAGTATGAACAGCGAACGATGGTACCTACGGATTGATGGGTGAGACGACGAAGTTGCATTTACGACCCAATTTTATAAAGTCAtgtaaaatgtttcataagGCTGATTGATACTGTCTGTTAGTTTGGTGGAGTGTGTACTTTGTGTTAATGCACTGGTTAATATGAGATTCGTTAGagttaaatataaaattatggACGGAAGCAGAATATTTGTGCGAAATGTAAAATCCCCGCGCAAGGTTGCTTTTATTAAACTTTCGAAAGAACTAGGTTCTGGTTTGTACTTGGAAGGTGgagaataaacataaaacggTTCAACGGAATGAAAATAGAACCTACCGGGAGGGTTAAAATTCCAAGTCTTCCATTTTGAGCTCTTTCTTTACCGGTGTACTACGCATCGGTTGCTTACCACGAGCTGGACAGATAGAAGCATTCAGACAATCGTTACAACGAGGGAATCGCGACGTGCAGATGGTTTGTCCGAATCCGACCAGCATGTGATTTACCTCATCCCACAGCTCATACGGTAGCCATTTCTCCAATGCTTGACGGGTTTCTTCTGGATTCTTTGTTTCCTTCGGGACCCACTTTAACCAGTTGGTTATGCGGTGCACGTGCGTGTCGACCCCAATACCGGTGACAATATTCCAGGCGGAACGCATGCAGAGATGGGCCATCTTTTTGCCAACACCCGGTAACTTCAGCAGTCCTTCGATGCTGTTCGGAATGTCTCCACCATACTGGTCAATTAAAATTTGGGACATTTCCTTGATGAAGCGCGTTTTGTTCTAAAATCacgaaaagaacaaacatTGGTTGGCAACACTGTTGTTTACGTATTTTGCCACCTAGGGTTTAAAACTCTTTCCACAGATGTCAGTTTTGGAGAATGAAAACATAGCAGCAAAACGTACAACGAGCTCAACACACATTTCGCGAAAGCTGCGGTGTGCAATACCTAAGTCCACAAAATGAAACTAACgataaaaatattgaaagGAGAGGAATACTCCGTTGAGGTGCGTCAATAGCGTATTGCTTAGCTTGGTGCAAACATTTCCAATGAAGCTTCTTCGTCTCTCTCCACAGATCGCGGAAGAATCAACAATCCAACAGATCAAGGAAGAAATTGAGAAGAAAAGTTCGATACCGGTTGAACATCAGAAGCTGCTCCTCGTAGGGAAGGCACTAGCAGACGAAAAGACAGTCGCTTCCTACAGCAGTATTGCCGACGGAACGAAATTAACGCTGGTTGTTAAAAAACCGGACCCATTGCGGGACGTTATCTATCGTCACTTCAAACGTTACCTACAGGAAGAGCAATCCCAACGATTGACCACGAAATTTATGGATGATTTTGAACAGAAGCTAACCCAACTCAGCTTGGATGATTTGGAAAAGATTGCTACAGAAATGTTAGCTAAAAAGGGACAAAATGTCACCAGCGGTGAGAATGCATAACTTTAAGAACTGTGGCTGTGGACGTCGGAACAAGTAATGTACGATTTACGaattaatattgtttaaatattaaataaatcatGTCACTGTGTCTGTGAAAAACATATGGGCTCTTTCTATACGTACCTTATAAAACCCGACCGGGAAGATGAGTTGCTGCAATACCGCATTATCGGTGGCTACAATTGATTCTGGTGTAAGTCCATGGTTCTTCAACCGCAGCATGCATTCATGGTTTGCTTGATCCTTCGTTTGACTCGACAGCATCAGCGACACAAGACAATGGTAGCGTTTGAGACGATCCGGAAGTACGTTTTCCGTGTCCTGAGTAAACTGATCGCATCCCATCGTATCTACTGGTGCCGGGGTTGTTCTGCGCATTTGGCGAATATTTTCCATCATCTGACGCCAATTCTCCGGCTCCCATTTCAACTCTTTCGCAATGGTTGCATCATCTTGATTATCTGCGATCTCTCGCTTGATGGGGGATACATTACTGAATGCTTCCTGCTTAATAGGCGTCTTCTCGTACGTCACTTGAGCCATTATTTCGTCTTCTTCCGGGGGTTCGACTTTAATCTTTACATCTGCCAAAGACACATTTTCCCCTAGACTATTAGGCAAGTCAGGATCATTGAGAGTatctgttgtttttccttcttcaatGTTTGTTTCCACATTGTGTAGCTTTTCCGGGGTTTTGAGAAGGCAGGATTCCGTTTCATTAGACACAAATGCAGCATCGACACGAATATTGTTTAGACGTTTTTTACCCTTTCTTTTGGGGATTGAAGCAACATTAGTGCTGCTTTCGTCGTTGGCCTTGAGCACAGGGACACTTCTTTTACCGGTAGAATTGCTCTGTaccgatttgttgttttgggtaGCCTTCTGCAGTAGACTTAAACCTGCttttctggtgaaattccttGTTTTCTTGGGAGAAAAATATGTCGATTTCGTCTCCTGAAAAATAGTACCAAGTGTTAACAACATAGCGAGCACCAAATATGATGGAAATGGATACTTGCCATTATTCTAACCAGTGTAGGGATACCAGAATAAATGAATCGCATAAAAAGAATAATTCCAGGATAAGAAACCAAACCAGATAGATGATCCGCTTTCGTTTGTTGTCCGCGCGTGTTCGCGGAAATTATGTTCTCGAGTAAAACCCGCTTTGATCCTGTTCGACCCGGCGAACGTCAAACGAATGCCAACAAACAAAGCCTTGAATTCTTGGAACGAAATATCTACCGGTTTTATGATTTGAAGATGTGTGTTTGACCTTCCATCTAAGCAAACAGTTGCTATTGTGCGGGAAACAATGAAAACGCTAGAATAATTTCCGTgctgtttaaattttaatgaagatTAGCACAACACTGCAAGAATGCCAAGAATTTCCGCAAAAATGAATctcgaaaaaaataatttatgctttttcATTCGATTACAcatttgcaaaaaagaaaattaaaacacatttaaaaattGTGCATGATTCGTAAAATAGTTATCATTTTCGGTTTGCTGCTTTTTGTACGGATCCGgtccagcaaacaaaactggcAACCCTGCCATCCGTCAATCCGGGGCAGTTGTCATTAGCGAAGCTGTCATTGGCGAGAAAAGTGAAATCTATCCGCACCGCAGACGCCATTTAAACGTTGGCGCAAGCCTGGAGAGCGAAGAgacaaaatatttttgttttttcctatCATCCTGGTTCTGTTTGGTTCCACATTTCGTTTTAGTTTACCATCGTAAGCCTTAGCTTAACACGTAGCAGTAAGCCATAGACGCAGCAAAAAGACGTATGCGATGATCCCGGTgagtgttttggttttggtgttGTATGCGGCAAGCGGTGTGG
The Anopheles moucheti chromosome 2, idAnoMoucSN_F20_07, whole genome shotgun sequence genome window above contains:
- the LOC128304516 gene encoding transcription factor 20, translating into MSNNTRDGNENFWPPNQQPPPHHYPHHPQQQHHQHHQQLHQTLLQQPVVPQLLPHPQHLSYAVPLPSAAAAFYHNATGMVDNYGATGTGYSMHHGTHQPMEDEYTDTYGQSIKVVYQPHQQQAAAAAAAAGMMPCAQEDANQNHTVQDKQGYELFSNNSSFVLAAPGFGFTLHSPQQQQQQQQQQQQQQQQRTQQLQPPQQLPQFSISTGQAAMSAGSASLRSLPASVPATAKHSLENGSSNTSTLISQLVGNWAPTISGTYGNGPSSNQANDVPTQSMVAATLEDASSKGTMSPTKTVSSKPVINPVPPNVVGSGSQSHGSSSSGSPTVSMPRTNTNVATAVYNQQNDDNSAKLDQNVNKKQRIVAEVKPMRMSYSDVLSKNVPTGGNAFASNTVASAMLNGDVSNVLPSTLGNGTKAMASSNGTNGGKSKRESKRTNTNGDRKSTGSTGTAGGHQKDRSGIDGTTRKANGAGIRTISPTQAMDGGTKVDISAGSGSGQEKGRKNEKANIGKKDKNFRAGTETLDGSTLSGKKGKTAHLNDVTEEMTGSQNNRNDVRGPLTNDEIEEERGEDYDEYDSDEYDQDSFDSSETIGQQEGGHPEDASGQEEELPFVYNVKKNTNGTNDTHIEKINPPRAAATYRKGGRNAGPRGAGKQLDKMAGNPPAGKRSVRARKNHKYAFLEKLFRKWLEYMGLALHWLWSLVSDVVYLSVRLAWDYVLSGYQYCWQHVCTIRQDFGKNSGRPGAWFRRGWQSFDGRFAKDSKWAFWRRCRRQKPVEPPGNKPTPYRDGRLPSTADEAMSSLLNCKGKDAYSILGVSPDCSQEQIRKHYKKIAVLVHPDKNKQPGAEEAFKVLQRSFELIGEPESRKEYDQSLAEALNAEKAWSEINDLLTQLHTKISEAANTIRCSSCCLRHPRKPTGRAHYAARECSSCKIRHPAREGDIWAETSFFGLRWKYLAMMEGNVYDITEWANCQKGALSHLQPNSHIVQYRIVLGSSSQQQQQQQQQPQHQQGQSPDKDQIGRSRKEPGANEPNLDDFLNNIYAGQNQQASSQNSSSRRRYRRN
- the LOC128306021 gene encoding endonuclease III-like protein 1, whose amino-acid sequence is MRFIYSGIPTLVRIMETKSTYFSPKKTRNFTRKAGLSLLQKATQNNKSVQSNSTGKRSVPVLKANDESSTNVASIPKRKGKKRLNNIRVDAAFVSNETESCLLKTPEKLHNVETNIEEGKTTDTLNDPDLPNSLGENVSLADVKIKVEPPEEDEIMAQVTYEKTPIKQEAFSNVSPIKREIADNQDDATIAKELKWEPENWRQMMENIRQMRRTTPAPVDTMGCDQFTQDTENVLPDRLKRYHCLVSLMLSSQTKDQANHECMLRLKNHGLTPESIVATDNAVLQQLIFPVGFYKNKTRFIKEMSQILIDQYGGDIPNSIEGLLKLPGVGKKMAHLCMRSAWNIVTGIGVDTHVHRITNWLKWVPKETKNPEETRQALEKWLPYELWDEVNHMLVGFGQTICTSRFPRCNDCLNASICPARGKQPMRSTPVKKELKMEDLEF
- the LOC128306049 gene encoding ubiquitin-like protein 4A; its protein translation is MKLTIKILKGEEYSVEIAEESTIQQIKEEIEKKSSIPVEHQKLLLVGKALADEKTVASYSSIADGTKLTLVVKKPDPLRDVIYRHFKRYLQEEQSQRLTTKFMDDFEQKLTQLSLDDLEKIATEMLAKKGQNVTSGENA
- the LOC128306015 gene encoding prostatic acid phosphatase: MAVRIDGAQLRSLTVLLLVGMALMVPDVSGIPNGTISNGGEAKLIFAHVLFRHGDRTPIDPYPNDPWKDPSHWTADWGQLVNAGKMRHLMLGKWLRQRYSSLLKDTYSNNEIYVRSTDVDRTLMSAEANLAGLYPPQGADVWDSAITWQPIPVHTVTEELDNVLAAKKRCPAFDHALKVYRQSEPYHSYNASLEQLYRYVTEKTGRRCDSMSSLQNLYSLLLIEELNNFTLPDWTKTVYPEPLRSISAMTFAVKTNTTQLARLKMGPLVKEMLHRFRSKAKGTLKPNRSVWMYSAHDVTVANLLNALRIFELHNPPFAACIMLELRQPANGEQAYVEIFYKNTTTEPFQLTVPGCTAQCPLDKMFEIYDSMMPKDWESECQLSLLSMSYVEADMNSASSLIGIVLLTAISMLVLLTVIAIAKRRNSMNSERWYLRIDG